From the Mustelus asterias chromosome 14, sMusAst1.hap1.1, whole genome shotgun sequence genome, one window contains:
- the LOC144503814 gene encoding gamma-crystallin S-1-like produces the protein MGKIIFYEDRNFQGRHYECSTDCADLHSYFSRCNSIRVMGDWWVLYERTNYTGYQYVLNRGEYPDYQRWMGFNDNIRSCRTYPYNRGGNYKMRIYERPDFGGQMMEFMDDCPSVYDRFRYRDINSSHVMDGYWIFYEQPNYRGRQYFMRPGEYRRHSDWGGDNSTVGSFRRMRDF, from the exons ATGGGAAAG ATCATCTTTTACGAGGACAGGAACTTCCAGGGTCGGCACTATGAGTGCAGCACTGACTGTGCTGACCTGCACTCATACTTCAGCCGCTGTAACTCCATCCGTGTCATGGGTGACTGGTGGGTGCTGTACGAGAGAACCAATTACACGGGATACCAGTATGTTCTGAACAGGGGAGAATATCCTGACTACCAGCGCTGGATGGGATTCAATGACAACATCAGGTCTTGTCGCACCTACCCATAT AACCGAGGTGGCAACTACAAAATGAGGATTTACGAGAGGCCTGACTTTGGGggacagatgatggaattcaTGGATGACTGTCCCTCTGTCTACGATCGTTTCCGTTACCGTGACATTAACTCCTCCCATGTGATGGATGGTTACTGGATCTTCTATGAACAGCCCAACTACAGAGGTCGACAGTACTTCATGAGACCCGGTGAATACAGGAGACACAGTGACTGGGGCGGCGACAACTCAACTGTCGGATCTTTCAGACGCATGAGGGATTTCTAG